A section of the bacterium SCSIO 12696 genome encodes:
- a CDS encoding TIGR02584 family CRISPR-associated protein, whose amino-acid sequence MSRNLEHQGYKTILLTSCGLYPQIITEIIYALSQKPQPVVPNEIQVITTEVGLENIKSQLLDKTSGHFYQLCREYGLNDTHFEANNVQLLETATGIPLDDIETLEDNEIVADTITETVRLLTAQPDTALHVSLTGGRRTISYYLGYALSLFGRPQDRLSHTIVTHAFEADDEFFYPNKKATYITDRAGNRLNTQDAKVQLVEIPFVRLREGMPVELLEGKASFVEAVSSITYNAHTTSMKLDVTEKRLWCNGKEIKLSPILFAWYAWLVFRRKGLSGMQGRVAVRSRDHHSFLSFAKALYGTEHISIKRAEQSLAGGLTIDYISEKNSRINKELLNSLKSQAVHFKVAAYGKRPNTEYGLPLAPENIITIGHSSFSGGEEQ is encoded by the coding sequence ATGAGTAGAAATCTGGAGCATCAAGGCTATAAAACTATCCTGCTCACTTCTTGCGGGCTATACCCTCAAATTATCACCGAGATTATCTATGCGTTGAGCCAAAAACCTCAACCCGTTGTGCCTAATGAAATTCAAGTGATTACTACGGAAGTTGGTCTTGAGAACATTAAGTCTCAATTATTGGATAAGACCAGCGGCCACTTTTATCAGCTTTGCCGGGAATATGGTCTTAACGACACACACTTTGAAGCCAATAATGTGCAGTTGTTAGAAACCGCTACTGGTATCCCTTTGGATGATATTGAGACCTTAGAAGATAACGAAATAGTGGCTGACACCATTACAGAGACTGTAAGGTTACTAACCGCCCAACCTGATACAGCATTGCATGTGTCTCTGACAGGTGGGCGCAGGACCATATCTTATTACCTAGGTTATGCGCTGTCTTTATTTGGCAGGCCTCAAGATAGGTTGTCGCACACCATAGTGACTCATGCCTTCGAAGCCGATGATGAGTTTTTCTACCCCAATAAAAAAGCCACTTATATAACCGATAGGGCAGGCAACAGGCTGAATACGCAAGATGCGAAAGTGCAGCTGGTCGAAATTCCCTTTGTCAGACTGCGAGAAGGTATGCCTGTAGAATTGCTTGAAGGTAAGGCAAGCTTTGTGGAGGCAGTTTCTTCGATTACTTACAACGCCCATACGACGTCTATGAAATTGGATGTCACTGAAAAACGATTATGGTGTAACGGTAAAGAAATAAAACTGTCACCTATTCTTTTTGCCTGGTATGCCTGGCTGGTATTCAGGCGAAAAGGATTGTCCGGTATGCAGGGGAGAGTAGCTGTTCGGAGCCGGGATCATCATTCATTTCTAAGCTTTGCCAAAGCGTTGTATGGAACAGAGCATATTAGTATCAAGCGCGCTGAACAATCTCTTGCCGGAGGTTTGACAATTGACTATATTTCCGAAAAAAATTCTAGAATAAACAAAGAGTTGCTAAATTCACTTAAGTCGCAGGCGGTGCATTTTAAGGTGGCTGCCTATGGCAAACGTCCAAATACCGAATATGGCTTGCCGTTAGCGCCTGAAAATATCATTACCATAGGGCATTCGTCTTTTTCAGGTGGAGAGGAGCAGTGA
- a CDS encoding patatin-like phospholipase family protein, with product MSLEHHLYGEGPKHILALDGGGIRGIISLAFLEKVEKLLAEHYGTGNKFRLSDHFALIGGTSTGSIIATCLALGYSATELIELYRVLSKNIFAQKQWLVGGLLAPKFPSKHLVDLLERHLGETTLGSNKLHCGLGVIAKRLDTHSTWLFHNHPRGPFYSHGDYSHHDMEFTANKNLLLPKLIRASTAAPTYFEPELIDIAPGVEGVFVDGGVSPHNNPALMLFMLATIKGYGFRWPMGEDKLHVLSIGTGAISPIGGDVKKKTPAAKLAFNSMMSLMSDCDSLVQTMMQWLGHCPAPWLIDSEIGDLSQDQLHQPACTYSRLNVRLNRQWLSENLDYDIDDKTLQRISRIDQPGAVDLLLEIGRRSAENQVGIEGLIVESQSGQ from the coding sequence GTGAGCCTGGAACACCACTTGTATGGTGAAGGCCCTAAGCACATCCTCGCTTTGGACGGTGGCGGAATAAGAGGGATTATATCTCTGGCTTTTCTGGAGAAAGTAGAAAAACTGCTGGCAGAACATTACGGCACGGGTAACAAATTCCGCCTTTCAGACCACTTTGCACTTATCGGTGGCACATCCACCGGCTCTATTATTGCCACTTGTTTGGCGCTGGGTTATTCGGCTACCGAGCTGATAGAACTTTATCGCGTATTATCTAAAAACATATTTGCTCAAAAGCAATGGCTAGTGGGCGGCCTGTTAGCACCTAAGTTTCCTTCAAAACATTTGGTCGATTTGCTGGAACGCCACCTTGGCGAGACTACTCTGGGCTCCAATAAACTCCACTGTGGCTTAGGTGTTATTGCCAAACGGCTAGACACCCACAGCACTTGGTTGTTTCATAATCATCCACGCGGCCCGTTTTATAGCCACGGCGATTACAGCCATCACGATATGGAATTTACCGCCAATAAAAATCTGCTCTTGCCGAAGCTTATACGTGCCAGCACTGCAGCTCCCACGTATTTCGAGCCAGAGTTGATCGATATTGCCCCAGGTGTTGAAGGCGTATTCGTGGATGGTGGAGTTAGTCCTCATAACAACCCTGCATTGATGTTATTTATGTTGGCGACCATAAAGGGCTACGGTTTCCGCTGGCCAATGGGAGAGGATAAATTGCATGTACTATCGATTGGTACTGGCGCTATTTCCCCGATTGGCGGTGATGTTAAAAAGAAAACACCGGCAGCTAAGTTGGCATTCAATTCCATGATGTCACTCATGTCTGACTGCGACAGCTTGGTGCAGACCATGATGCAATGGTTGGGGCACTGCCCAGCGCCCTGGTTGATAGATAGCGAAATTGGAGATTTGTCGCAAGATCAATTACATCAACCAGCCTGTACGTATAGCCGATTAAATGTAAGGCTGAACCGGCAGTGGTTAAGTGAAAACCTAGATTACGATATAGATGATAAAACTCTGCAACGTATTAGCCGAATAGATCAGCCCGGAGCGGTTGATTTATTGCTGGAAATTGGGAGGCGAAGTGCTGAAAATCAAGTTGGCATTGAAGGGCTTATTGTGGAATCACAGAGCGGACAGTAG
- a CDS encoding toll/interleukin-1 receptor domain-containing protein, with product MEVQNYNYKAFISYRHADLDRKWAKWLMHSLETYRTPKTLITEGIAQRVGRLFRDDDEIPASSNLGSQLEEALRNSEFLLVICSPNTPSSHWVRREITLFQEMGRGDRIIPLLVEGEPEDSFPPELLQTVKTRTLPDGTEERYTEQVEPLAADVRPRSDEKHRDTKHRALVRILAAMLRCRYDDLEQRELQRQKRRQRNRYALVASLLILSLSGTAWWWDYNRIKTQYYMDYITEYGKPKGVGPLSKAQAQRMNVAYALQYQRRQLIRMLRQTGAHKLNPLSEAYQTPAWLEGVALWHFQYDGKGRIDEITLFDSKGQQKVEQSYTFTDDNQRATIAFKAKDAEGRTRVAEVATFQSLLGAGHQKSEISQHFVTFDANGQVVRREFETHRGIKTKDSSGSAGRTYRYNNHGQLISIGYLNLAGQPLTLKNGITHIHLTRNGQWLPTIISLHNQQGDLVSSDQGPAQFQMAHDQHNNITEIVYLGTDNQPLMHKSGYAKKAQVFDERGNATIQTYFDTDNRPTLIKNGYAKITAMYDERSNTIEQAYFDTHDQPILNSGGFAKLTRVFDDSDNIIEEAYWGSDKQPTLYLDNYAKVTWVYDRLGNITEITYFGTDNSPILHKNGYARIIQTFDRRGNLIEQALFGTGNLPTLHKEGYARFTQIFDQRGNLIEQAFFGTDNQPILHKEGYARFTQVFDPQGNLIEQTNFGIKNQPAANKKGIVKIIANYDEQGKITEQAFVGIDNQPALSKDGYAKTTWRHDARGHLTEVAYFDANNHLTLHKDGYAKLTQVIDSRGNILEQAYFGTDNQPVLHKDGYAKMIQVFDQRDNVIEQALLDTHNRPTLSKDGYAKFKQAFDQRGNVIETTYFGLNGQPALNRNGYAKFTQKFDQRANITEQAYFGTDNKPTLNKNGYAKITQAFDRRGNLIKQTYFGTNNQLSPTKDGFAKLTQTVDERGNIIEEAFWGSDSKPTLVKNGYAKVKKRYNQRGNIVEHAYFDTNNQLTLGKGGYAKTTHGYDERGNIIKQAYYGTDNQPILNKSGYAKATVTWDKRGNLTQAAYFDTNNRLTLHKEGYAKFIRTFDKRGNIREVTYFNIDNQPILNKDGYAKGIQVFDQRNNITETAYFGIDNQPILHESGYAKITADYDEQGHVVEQRFFGTSSQPVLNNRGFAKSTAKRDLLGRLIEEHYFGADGQPIDRTNTLLANEELSSVLGSWQTLILRGIHDEKALQSLKKGGFARIRQQFDARGHIINQKFFGANNLPKAGFDGFTQVSSSYNAKGLPVRIKATLPNTSTIQLKLIYNSRQDITRVSFLNADDSLYTSALGFAEILFAYDKQHQQSSVQYLDAKGNVVGNR from the coding sequence ATGGAAGTACAGAACTACAACTACAAAGCGTTTATCAGTTATCGCCACGCCGATTTAGACCGGAAGTGGGCCAAGTGGTTGATGCATTCTCTGGAAACATACCGCACGCCCAAAACTTTGATCACAGAGGGCATAGCACAGCGGGTTGGTAGGCTGTTTCGGGATGATGACGAAATTCCCGCTTCCAGTAACCTGGGCAGCCAATTGGAAGAAGCGCTGCGAAATAGCGAATTTTTACTTGTCATTTGCTCTCCCAACACCCCTTCTTCCCATTGGGTTCGACGGGAAATCACACTATTTCAGGAAATGGGGCGTGGCGATCGTATTATTCCACTACTGGTGGAAGGCGAACCTGAAGACAGCTTTCCGCCAGAACTATTACAAACGGTCAAGACACGCACTTTGCCCGATGGCACAGAAGAACGTTATACAGAGCAAGTGGAACCCTTAGCCGCGGATGTACGGCCTCGCTCTGACGAAAAACACAGAGACACCAAACACCGGGCTCTAGTGAGAATATTGGCTGCCATGCTGCGCTGTCGCTATGACGACCTGGAACAACGCGAACTCCAGCGTCAAAAACGACGTCAACGCAACCGCTACGCATTGGTGGCCAGCTTATTGATACTTAGCCTGTCAGGAACTGCGTGGTGGTGGGATTACAACCGTATTAAAACCCAGTACTACATGGACTACATCACCGAATACGGCAAACCCAAAGGAGTTGGCCCACTAAGCAAAGCACAGGCCCAGCGCATGAATGTGGCTTACGCTTTGCAGTACCAGCGGCGCCAACTCATTCGAATGCTGCGGCAGACTGGCGCGCACAAACTCAATCCGTTATCAGAGGCGTATCAGACTCCCGCTTGGCTGGAAGGAGTGGCCCTGTGGCACTTTCAGTACGACGGGAAGGGGCGAATAGATGAAATCACCCTGTTTGACAGCAAAGGCCAGCAAAAAGTTGAGCAAAGCTACACCTTTACCGACGATAACCAAAGAGCCACTATCGCCTTTAAAGCCAAAGACGCTGAAGGCCGAACCCGAGTTGCCGAAGTGGCTACTTTTCAATCTCTGTTAGGAGCCGGCCATCAAAAATCAGAAATTTCCCAACACTTTGTCACCTTTGACGCTAATGGCCAAGTTGTTCGGCGGGAATTTGAAACTCACCGTGGCATTAAAACCAAAGACAGCAGTGGCAGCGCCGGGCGCACCTACCGTTACAACAATCATGGGCAACTTATATCCATTGGCTACCTAAACCTTGCTGGGCAGCCTCTTACCCTCAAGAATGGCATTACTCACATCCATCTGACTAGGAACGGCCAATGGCTGCCCACTATCATCAGTCTACATAACCAGCAAGGTGACTTGGTTAGCAGTGACCAAGGTCCTGCTCAATTTCAAATGGCCCATGATCAGCACAACAATATTACCGAAATTGTTTACCTGGGAACCGACAACCAGCCCTTGATGCACAAAAGTGGCTACGCCAAAAAAGCACAAGTATTTGATGAACGAGGCAATGCCACAATACAAACCTACTTTGACACCGATAATCGACCCACCTTAATCAAGAATGGCTACGCAAAAATAACCGCAATGTACGACGAACGCAGTAACACTATTGAACAGGCTTATTTCGACACCCACGACCAGCCAATTCTAAATAGCGGGGGCTTTGCCAAGCTTACACGAGTATTTGACGACTCAGACAATATCATCGAAGAAGCCTATTGGGGTTCCGACAAGCAACCCACGTTATACCTGGATAACTACGCCAAAGTCACCTGGGTTTACGATAGACTAGGCAATATCACCGAAATAACCTACTTTGGCACCGATAACAGTCCCATTCTGCACAAAAATGGCTATGCCAGAATCATCCAAACCTTTGACCGGCGTGGAAACCTTATCGAACAGGCCCTCTTTGGCACCGGCAATCTACCTACTTTGCATAAAGAAGGTTATGCCAGGTTCACACAAATATTTGACCAACGGGGCAACCTTATCGAGCAAGCCTTCTTTGGCACCGATAACCAACCTATCCTGCATAAAGAAGGCTATGCCAGGTTCACACAGGTATTTGATCCGCAGGGCAACCTTATTGAACAAACCAACTTTGGCATCAAAAACCAACCTGCAGCTAATAAGAAAGGCATCGTAAAAATAATCGCCAACTATGATGAGCAAGGTAAAATCACTGAACAAGCTTTTGTAGGTATCGATAACCAACCTGCTTTAAGCAAGGACGGCTATGCCAAAACTACTTGGCGCCACGATGCGCGAGGTCACCTTACTGAAGTCGCCTACTTTGATGCTAACAATCATCTCACTTTACATAAAGATGGTTATGCCAAGCTCACACAGGTAATTGACTCACGAGGCAATATCCTCGAACAAGCCTATTTTGGCACCGACAACCAGCCCGTTTTGCACAAAGATGGATATGCCAAAATGATTCAAGTGTTTGATCAACGGGATAATGTTATAGAACAGGCTCTCTTAGACACTCACAATCGGCCTACCTTAAGCAAAGATGGCTATGCCAAGTTCAAACAGGCATTTGACCAGCGGGGCAACGTTATTGAAACAACCTACTTTGGTCTCAATGGCCAACCCGCCCTGAACAGAAATGGCTATGCTAAGTTCACACAAAAATTCGACCAGCGGGCCAATATTACTGAACAAGCTTATTTCGGCACCGATAATAAGCCCACCCTGAACAAAAATGGCTATGCCAAAATCACACAGGCATTTGATCGACGGGGCAACCTTATCAAGCAAACCTATTTTGGCACCAACAACCAGCTCTCTCCTACCAAAGACGGCTTTGCAAAACTCACACAAACTGTTGACGAACGCGGCAACATTATAGAAGAAGCTTTTTGGGGCTCCGACAGTAAACCCACTTTAGTTAAAAACGGCTACGCCAAGGTCAAAAAACGTTATAACCAACGCGGCAATATCGTTGAACATGCGTACTTCGACACCAACAACCAGCTTACCTTGGGCAAAGGGGGATATGCCAAGACTACACACGGCTATGACGAGCGCGGCAATATCATTAAACAAGCCTATTACGGCACCGATAACCAACCCATTTTAAATAAAAGCGGTTATGCCAAAGCCACGGTAACATGGGACAAGCGTGGCAACCTCACCCAGGCAGCCTATTTCGACACCAATAATCGCCTCACCTTACACAAAGAGGGTTATGCCAAATTCATACGGACTTTTGACAAACGGGGCAATATAAGAGAAGTCACCTACTTCAACATTGATAACCAGCCTATTTTAAACAAAGACGGCTATGCCAAAGGCATACAAGTATTTGACCAACGCAACAATATCACTGAGACAGCCTACTTCGGTATCGATAACCAGCCCATTCTGCACGAAAGCGGGTATGCCAAAATTACTGCCGATTACGACGAACAGGGCCATGTTGTAGAACAACGCTTTTTTGGCACGAGCAGCCAGCCGGTATTAAACAATCGCGGGTTTGCAAAATCCACAGCCAAGCGAGATTTGCTAGGCAGACTTATTGAAGAACATTACTTTGGCGCGGATGGTCAACCAATTGATCGTACCAATACTTTGTTAGCCAATGAAGAACTCTCTAGCGTTTTGGGTAGCTGGCAAACTCTGATACTACGTGGTATCCACGATGAAAAGGCCCTGCAGTCTCTAAAAAAGGGTGGTTTTGCCCGTATTCGACAACAGTTCGATGCCCGTGGCCACATCATAAATCAGAAGTTTTTTGGGGCAAACAATTTACCTAAGGCGGGGTTTGACGGATTTACTCAGGTGAGTAGCAGCTACAATGCGAAGGGGTTGCCAGTGCGCATCAAAGCCACCCTGCCAAATACCAGCACTATACAGTTGAAACTTATCTATAATTCGCGCCAAGATATTACCAGGGTTTCTTTTCTCAACGCCGATGACTCTTTATACACCAGCGCATTGGGTTTTGCTGAGATTCTATTTGCTTACGATAAGCAGCACCAGCAATCCAGTGTTCAATATCTAGATGCCAAAGGAAATGTAGTAGGGAATCGTTAG
- a CDS encoding TIR domain-containing protein, whose product MSNSTVAHNYLYRAFISYRHTDADRKWAKWLMHSLETYRTPKTLIKKGIAQRVGRLFRDDDEIPASSDLGSQLEEALRNSEFLLVICSPNTPSSHWVRREITLFQEMGRGDRIIPLLVEGEPEDSFPSELLQTVRTRTLADGTEERYTEKMEPLAADVRPRSDEKHKATRHRALIRILAVLLKCHFDDLEQREQVRQRQRSRRLFGLFFIVAFAAMTVYAGQLFQQTRELNKERSIFLAQLAKMQSDAVDSQADDDRGQYDRAIRYAMMATLPGPLHPKSDEARDQLSRALHSQPIMLQINKPGQPFSTVAISPGKTQLTGVTTNNEITVFDFDRHRLISQFALDVGNIVSITYHPTKNWLALVTGDAVTRIIDLNIQKEIWKAPSLGVNVIKASFSYNGKYLLVSGGNRYQVWEITSGKLIDHEKFADNRLKKIDWVPWKNIIYLHLEQGKSSDYVLKTRNPITQSDINSIGSSKESIEIATTNKSGTKFYIQRRIGERPSKEHYLSIINSESFREIKKIQVKPEHLTNLLLSDDETILVASLYGGMDGAKSANIYDLNKGVIKASFEAPSPFLEIIFGAHDRQILTSHSSGVVRAWDISLTPVNNADFKLQGHDGSAVTQTYFLKKNHSVLTYGSNGSANLWSVKNIDNRITSLPFKGTPKGISFSEDGNKFFVYSEHNASVFDLSKTQNAVDNARPVFALDKWRHPKTIHAHWLPKGSGVIAYLENGEIIKSINGNFSSPEFSVLNSKILSVKENHQKSFALASLEEGIYVINVEKPEKPEKFSGPVGHVSHIAFNPSGNLAAIGTKEGGIFVWRTDNKELIYESHNKKKNPVLSLSFSPDGSYLGTSSKFGKFQVLDTTSFSEIDTKAANKEYLNVNSHKFSPHKPEVYLSGFNVKRYYSTGVLNLNTKEYRFEWSSGSWVSPDSVEFSNSTDRIFGVYENSLTKTHLNLISTDSKVITASVNKFGAGVKGGYAVNTTRGLAVTSNWNRIHLWDIFFANEANIENIRRNACNGSLSEQSLIISQEDIHQAPILKRYLGKNVCDIQPFWERNSRINPFQLRHSSITPNDFLQSIDSISTPNISSLDYLKEFLIYFDFEDLKKSSEAFPIKSNLLIAAGFMAGLGVDKDLQKSIKYYENAASLGSSAAQYNLALLLIKDNPEKSKKLIEEAAQQGLWIANRFIAQQAIKAGDTEKAKQYLKVAIDSGDSASAYLMFTINKNLSGSEKQTTAETCAIEKQAATSNSPQVALALAQCLIKIEQRDRELTKEIQKALLYAAQQDRFPKIRNAALKKLAFLKR is encoded by the coding sequence ATGAGCAACAGCACTGTGGCACACAACTACTTATATCGCGCATTCATTAGCTATCGACATACCGATGCAGATCGAAAGTGGGCCAAGTGGTTGATGCATTCTCTGGAAACATACCGCACGCCCAAAACTTTGATCAAAAAGGGCATAGCACAGCGGGTTGGCAGGCTGTTTCGGGATGATGACGAAATTCCCGCCTCCAGTGACCTGGGCAGCCAATTGGAAGAAGCGCTGCGAAATAGTGAATTTTTACTGGTCATTTGCTCGCCCAATACCCCCTCTTCCCATTGGGTTCGGCGGGAAATCACACTATTTCAGGAAATGGGCCGTGGCGATCGTATTATTCCACTGCTGGTGGAAGGCGAACCTGAAGACAGCTTTCCGTCAGAGCTACTACAAACGGTCAGGACACGCACTTTGGCCGATGGCACAGAAGAGCGTTATACAGAGAAAATGGAGCCCCTAGCCGCGGATGTACGCCCCCGTTCTGATGAAAAACACAAAGCTACCCGCCATAGAGCGCTAATAAGAATTCTAGCAGTTTTATTAAAATGCCATTTCGATGATCTAGAACAGCGGGAACAAGTTAGGCAACGGCAGAGAAGCCGACGACTGTTTGGCCTGTTCTTTATTGTTGCATTCGCTGCAATGACAGTATACGCGGGTCAGCTATTTCAGCAGACCAGAGAACTCAACAAAGAGCGCTCTATATTTCTTGCACAACTGGCCAAAATGCAAAGTGACGCTGTTGACAGCCAAGCAGACGACGACAGGGGGCAATACGACAGAGCCATACGATACGCTATGATGGCCACTCTCCCTGGACCGCTGCACCCAAAATCCGATGAAGCTAGAGATCAACTCTCTCGCGCCTTACATTCACAGCCAATCATGCTTCAAATAAATAAGCCAGGACAGCCGTTTAGTACGGTTGCAATAAGCCCTGGCAAAACTCAACTAACTGGGGTTACAACCAATAACGAGATAACCGTTTTTGACTTCGATAGACACCGCCTTATCAGTCAATTCGCCCTCGACGTAGGCAATATAGTAAGTATCACCTACCACCCAACTAAAAACTGGTTGGCGCTGGTCACAGGAGATGCTGTAACTCGAATTATTGATTTAAATATTCAGAAAGAAATCTGGAAAGCCCCATCTTTGGGAGTTAATGTTATAAAGGCTTCTTTTTCTTACAATGGAAAGTATTTGCTAGTTTCTGGTGGCAACCGATATCAAGTATGGGAAATCACTTCTGGAAAGCTCATCGATCACGAAAAATTTGCAGACAATCGGTTAAAAAAAATTGACTGGGTTCCCTGGAAAAATATTATTTACTTGCACCTTGAACAAGGAAAGTCATCAGACTATGTTTTAAAAACCAGGAATCCTATAACCCAGAGCGACATCAATAGCATTGGAAGCAGCAAGGAAAGTATAGAGATAGCAACCACCAACAAATCGGGCACAAAGTTTTATATTCAAAGGCGAATTGGAGAGAGACCAAGCAAAGAGCACTACCTTTCTATAATAAATTCAGAAAGTTTTAGAGAAATAAAAAAAATTCAGGTTAAACCTGAACATTTAACTAATCTTTTATTAAGCGACGATGAAACCATTCTTGTTGCATCGCTATACGGCGGAATGGACGGAGCAAAATCAGCGAATATATACGACCTAAACAAAGGGGTTATTAAAGCCTCTTTTGAAGCCCCAAGTCCATTTCTTGAGATAATCTTTGGCGCGCATGATCGCCAGATATTAACGTCTCACAGCTCTGGTGTTGTTCGCGCATGGGATATCTCATTAACACCAGTCAATAATGCCGATTTTAAGCTGCAAGGCCATGACGGATCGGCAGTTACGCAAACTTATTTTTTGAAAAAAAATCATTCTGTGTTGACGTATGGTTCCAATGGCAGTGCCAATCTTTGGTCGGTTAAAAATATAGACAATAGAATAACCAGCCTGCCTTTTAAGGGAACACCAAAAGGCATTTCTTTCTCAGAAGATGGAAACAAATTTTTCGTTTATTCAGAGCACAACGCTTCCGTCTTTGACCTATCAAAAACCCAAAACGCTGTTGATAACGCCAGACCTGTTTTTGCACTGGATAAATGGCGACACCCTAAAACTATTCACGCTCACTGGCTACCTAAAGGCAGCGGTGTTATTGCGTACCTTGAGAATGGAGAAATCATCAAATCCATTAACGGCAACTTCTCAAGCCCAGAGTTCAGCGTATTGAATTCCAAAATATTATCTGTAAAGGAAAACCACCAAAAATCATTTGCACTGGCATCCCTCGAAGAGGGTATATATGTCATTAACGTAGAGAAGCCGGAAAAACCAGAAAAGTTTTCAGGCCCTGTTGGCCACGTTTCACACATTGCGTTCAACCCGTCCGGAAACTTGGCAGCGATAGGAACTAAGGAAGGCGGTATTTTTGTATGGAGAACTGACAACAAAGAGCTAATATACGAGTCACACAATAAAAAGAAAAACCCTGTTTTATCACTAAGCTTTTCGCCAGACGGCAGCTATTTAGGCACCTCATCAAAATTTGGAAAATTCCAAGTATTAGACACAACTAGCTTCAGTGAAATCGACACCAAAGCAGCCAACAAAGAATACTTAAACGTAAACTCTCACAAATTTTCGCCGCACAAGCCGGAAGTATACTTATCAGGCTTCAACGTAAAGCGCTACTACTCCACCGGAGTGCTAAATCTAAACACCAAGGAGTACCGCTTTGAGTGGAGCTCTGGATCCTGGGTATCTCCAGACAGTGTAGAGTTTTCTAACTCTACTGACCGAATTTTCGGCGTCTATGAAAACTCATTAACAAAAACTCACCTGAATCTGATTTCAACCGATTCAAAAGTCATCACAGCGTCTGTAAATAAGTTTGGGGCGGGAGTAAAGGGTGGGTATGCCGTTAATACTACTCGAGGCTTAGCTGTAACAAGCAACTGGAACCGCATTCATTTATGGGACATTTTTTTTGCCAATGAAGCCAACATAGAGAATATACGCAGAAACGCTTGCAATGGCTCTCTTTCCGAGCAATCTCTGATTATTTCTCAAGAAGATATTCACCAAGCGCCTATTTTAAAGCGCTATTTAGGGAAAAATGTTTGCGATATCCAACCCTTTTGGGAACGCAATAGTCGCATAAATCCCTTTCAATTGCGACATTCATCGATAACGCCAAATGACTTTCTTCAATCGATAGACAGTATTAGCACACCGAATATTTCCAGCTTGGATTACCTGAAAGAATTTTTGATTTATTTCGATTTTGAGGATTTGAAAAAATCTTCCGAAGCATTTCCAATCAAATCTAACTTATTAATAGCTGCAGGTTTCATGGCTGGCCTTGGCGTAGATAAAGACTTGCAAAAATCCATCAAGTACTACGAAAATGCAGCCTCATTGGGAAGCTCAGCCGCACAGTACAATTTGGCTCTTTTATTGATAAAGGACAACCCTGAAAAATCGAAAAAATTAATAGAAGAGGCCGCTCAACAAGGACTCTGGATTGCAAACCGCTTTATCGCGCAACAAGCAATCAAAGCCGGAGATACTGAGAAGGCCAAGCAGTATTTAAAAGTCGCCATTGACAGTGGCGATTCAGCCTCCGCGTACTTAATGTTTACAATTAATAAAAATCTTTCTGGCTCTGAAAAGCAAACAACCGCCGAGACTTGCGCAATAGAAAAGCAAGCCGCAACGTCCAATAGCCCCCAAGTAGCGTTGGCTTTGGCTCAATGCCTGATAAAGATAGAACAACGTGACCGAGAACTGACCAAAGAAATACAAAAAGCGTTGCTGTATGCGGCTCAGCAAGATCGGTTTCCCAAGATTAGAAATGCCGCACTGAAAAAACTGGCGTTTTTAAAGCGCTAA